From a single Oreochromis niloticus isolate F11D_XX linkage group LG3, O_niloticus_UMD_NMBU, whole genome shotgun sequence genomic region:
- the LOC100699761 gene encoding ependymin translates to MKLLVVLVCVLAGCLAEKPRPCKSPPLLSGALTVSTQNEKLWIYAKYLYDGWGQRVRLTELGNYQNKSFTYDALLLFREAAMYEIDDKARTCKKKPLKADFHPMEIPINSTLVGQAVVGSSSGPGQGLLVNTWTGNLPGNTGKYLTTFTEFGCIPVNTMYQTQEYGWMVTGFFNNVVGISDPGQLNPPDYCPTEMTANGEQSEDFTSLFFKLQ, encoded by the exons TGGTGTTAGTGTGCGTGCTGGCAGGCTGCCTGGCAGAGAAACCTCGCCCATGCA AAAGCCCTCCCCTTCTGAGTGGAGCCCTGACTGTT TCCACACAGAATGAAAAGCTGTGGATTTATGCCAAATACCTGTACGATGGATGGGGACAAAGGGTCCGGCTCACGGAGCTGGGGAACTACCAGAACAAGTCATTCACCTATGACGCCCTGCTGCTCTTCAGAGAG GCTGCCATGTATGAGATTGACGACAAAGCTCGTACATGCAAGAAAAAGCCTCTGAAGGCAGACTTCCATCCTATGGAAATCCCAATAAATTCAACTCTGGTGGGCCAAGCCGTCGTGGGCAGCTCATCTGGACCCGGTCAAGGACTCCTGGTCAACACCTGGACTGGAAATCTTCCTGGAAATACAG GAAAGTACCTGACCACCTTCACTGAATTCGGATGCATTCCGGTCAACACTATGTACCAGACACAAGAGTATGGATGGATGGTGACAGG CTTCTTCAACAATGTCGTTGGGATTTCTGACCCCGGTCAGCTCAACCCCCCCGACTACTGCCCAACAGAGATGACGGCGAATGGAGAGCAGTCTGAAGATTTCACCAGTTTGTTCTTTAAGCTGCAGTGA
- the LOC100693001 gene encoding ependymin, whose product MSSCCRGKRSDLQSDSMKVLVLLVCLSVGCLAQRPRHCRYPPLMSGSLSVSTASQKLLAFSKYIYDGLGERIRFRQFGLYDNKTYHLDVLLLYREGVMYKINNKNRTCTKQRLSPDFHPLAVPRNATLMGQVVLGASSGPGQGVLVNSWYGEQKMKTGSAKYFTTVTEFGCIPVSTLYHTSNGDWVVNSFFNNVIGLVDPQKLNPPFFCMNAEQGDEDEPVTFLSLFKE is encoded by the exons ATGAGCAGCTGTTGCAGAGGAAAACGTTCAGATCTGCAGTCTGACAGCATGAAGGTCCTCGTCCTGCTTGTGTGCCTGTCCGTGGGCTGTCTCGCTCAGAGACCACGACATTGCA GATACCCACCACTGATGAGCGGAAGCCTGTCTGTG TCCACTGCAAGTCAGAAGCTGCTGGCGTTCTCCAAGTACATCTATGATGGACTGGGAGAGCGCATCCGCTTCAGACAGTTTGGACTCTATGACAATAAGACCTACCACCTTGATGTGCTTCTACTGTACAGAGAG GGTGTtatgtataaaataaacaacaagaaCCGCACATGCACTAAGCAGCGTCTGAGCCCTGACTTCCACCCGCTGGCAGTTCCAAGAAATGCCACCCTGATGGGCCAGGTTGTGTTAGGTGCCTCCTCTGGTCCTGGACAGGGAGTCCTGGTCAACAGTTGGTACGGGGAGCAGAAGATGAAGACGGGATCAG CCAAGTACTTTACCACTGTCACCGAGTTTGGATGCATCCCCGTCAGTACTCTGTATCACACCAGCAACGGTGACTGGGTGGTCAACAG cTTCTTCAACAATGTCATTGGATTAGTCGATCCCCAAAAACTCAACCCGCCGTTTTTCTGCATGAATGCTGAGCAGGGGGATGAAGACGAGCCAGTAACATTTCTCAGCTTGTTTAAAGAATGA
- the LOC100700026 gene encoding citrate synthase-lysine N-methyltransferase CSKMT, mitochondrial isoform X1: MSPFLKSFLSGRRVFGAYLRYHSSLTAELIENMDKKATWDRFYTETSSGKAPFKNFEWFFGFDSVRDFIMPLLQTMSRPDAALHVVDMGCGTSALGPSIYRHSPVSVHVTCADISPIAVKLMQEHIQAKAIQPHSCSSQIEFVELDCTQLDKRFSPSTVDLIIDKGTTDALLRSREGKQNASLVLKQCLRVLRSSGSLLQFSDEDPDSRLIWLETAAQDPGVMTADVGVQEVGELRGIHYYCYQVTPHPVL; encoded by the exons ATGTCTCcgtttttaaagtcatttttgtCAGGCAGAAGAGTTTTTGGCGCTTATTTACGGTATCATTCTTCTCTAACTG CTGAACTGATTGAAAACATGGATAAGAAAGCAACCTGGGACCGCTTCTACACCGAGACCAGCAGCGGGAAAGCCCCCTTCAAAAACTTTGAGTGGTTTTTTGGTTTCGATTCTGTCCGAGACTTCATCATGCCCCTCTTGCAAACTATGTCTCGCCCAGACGCTGCGCTCCACGTGGTGGATATGGGCTGTGGGACATCAGCACTGGGACCCTCTATCTACAGGCACTCTCCTGTCTCCGTTCATGTCACTTGTGCTGACATTTCCCCCATAGCTGTGAAACTAATGCAGGAACACATTCAAGCCAAAGCCATTCAACCTCACAGCTGTTCTTCTCAAATTGAGTTCGTAGAGCTGGACTGCACACAGCTTGATAAACGCTTCAGTCCTAGTACTGTGGACCTTATAATTGACAAGGGGACCACTGATGCCTTGTTAAGGTCCAGGGAGGGGAAGCAGAATGCCAGCCTGGTCTTGAAGCAGTGTTTAAGGGTGTTGCGGAGTTCAGGGTCCTTGCTCCAGTTTTCTGATGAGGACCCTGACTCCAGGCTTATTTGGCTGGAGACGGCTGCACAGGATCCGGGAGTGATGACAGCAGATGTTGGGGTGCAGGAGGTTGGGGAGCTAAGGGGGATCCATTACTACTGCTACCAGGTGACCCCTCACCCTGTTCTATAG
- the LOC100700026 gene encoding citrate synthase-lysine N-methyltransferase CSKMT, mitochondrial isoform X2, translating into MDKKATWDRFYTETSSGKAPFKNFEWFFGFDSVRDFIMPLLQTMSRPDAALHVVDMGCGTSALGPSIYRHSPVSVHVTCADISPIAVKLMQEHIQAKAIQPHSCSSQIEFVELDCTQLDKRFSPSTVDLIIDKGTTDALLRSREGKQNASLVLKQCLRVLRSSGSLLQFSDEDPDSRLIWLETAAQDPGVMTADVGVQEVGELRGIHYYCYQVTPHPVL; encoded by the coding sequence ATGGATAAGAAAGCAACCTGGGACCGCTTCTACACCGAGACCAGCAGCGGGAAAGCCCCCTTCAAAAACTTTGAGTGGTTTTTTGGTTTCGATTCTGTCCGAGACTTCATCATGCCCCTCTTGCAAACTATGTCTCGCCCAGACGCTGCGCTCCACGTGGTGGATATGGGCTGTGGGACATCAGCACTGGGACCCTCTATCTACAGGCACTCTCCTGTCTCCGTTCATGTCACTTGTGCTGACATTTCCCCCATAGCTGTGAAACTAATGCAGGAACACATTCAAGCCAAAGCCATTCAACCTCACAGCTGTTCTTCTCAAATTGAGTTCGTAGAGCTGGACTGCACACAGCTTGATAAACGCTTCAGTCCTAGTACTGTGGACCTTATAATTGACAAGGGGACCACTGATGCCTTGTTAAGGTCCAGGGAGGGGAAGCAGAATGCCAGCCTGGTCTTGAAGCAGTGTTTAAGGGTGTTGCGGAGTTCAGGGTCCTTGCTCCAGTTTTCTGATGAGGACCCTGACTCCAGGCTTATTTGGCTGGAGACGGCTGCACAGGATCCGGGAGTGATGACAGCAGATGTTGGGGTGCAGGAGGTTGGGGAGCTAAGGGGGATCCATTACTACTGCTACCAGGTGACCCCTCACCCTGTTCTATAG
- the LOC100693269 gene encoding ubiquitin thioesterase OTUB1, which translates to MSCGGRKPISTAKMAEEQQESSQGEMEGVNCLAYDEAIIAQQDRIQQEIATSNPLVSDRQDLSVLQSEYAEDDTVYQLKIKDLHKKYSYIRKTRPDGNCFYRAFGFAHLESLLDDSKELQKFKAVAAKSKLDLVNEGFTEFTIEDFHNTFMDLIELCEKQPRLQEVLSSFNDQNVSDYVVVYLRLLTSGYLQREHTFFQHFIEGGRTVKEFCQQEVEPMSKESDHIHIIALAQALDVSILVEYMDRGEGGTVNHHVFPEGGDPRIFLLYRPGHYDILYK; encoded by the exons ATGTCATGCGGAGGGAGGAAACCGATCTCGACAGCTAAGATGGCGGAGGAGCAGCAAGAGTCATCACAGGGAGAGATGGAGG GAGTGAACTGCCTAGCATATGATGAGGCCATAATTGCTCAACAGGACCGGATTCAGCAGGAG ATAGCCACCAGTAACCCTTTAGTGTCAGACAGACAGGACCTGTCGGTGCTGCAGAGCGAGTACGCTGAGGATGACACGGTTTATCAGCTCAAGATCAAG GACCTGCACAAAAAATACTCGTACATTCGCAAGACGCGACCAGATGGAAACTGTTTCTACAGAGCCTTTGGCTTTGCACATCTCGAGTCCCTGCTAGATGACAGCAAAGAACTTCAGAA GTTCAAAGCAGTTGCAGCTAAAAGTAAACTGGATCTGGTTAACGAAGGTTTCACTGAGTTTACTATTGAAGATTTTCACAATACT TTCATGGACTTGATTGAACTGTGTGAGAAACAGCCGAGGCTGCAGGAGGTGCTGAGCTCCTTCAACGACCAGAACGTATCAGACTATGTGGTGGTGTACCTGCGGTTGCTCACCTCAGGCTACTTGCAGCGAGAGCATACCTTCTTTCAGCATTTCATAGAGGGTGGGCGCACTGTCAAGGAGTTCTGCCAGCAG GAGGTAGAGCCAATGTCTAAAGAAAGTGACCACATTCACATCATCGCCTTAGCTCAGGCCTTGGACGTATCCATTCTGGTGGAGTACATGGATAGAGGAGAGGGAGGAACAGTCAATCACCACGTCTTTCCCGAAGGCGGAGACCCCCGCATCTTCCTCCTCTATAGACCTGGCCATTACGACATCTTGTACAAATAG